The following are from one region of the Massilia sp. 9096 genome:
- a CDS encoding flavodoxin family protein, producing MTQHSSTIKTVVVYHSGYGHTARMAAAVAKGAGAILLAIDQDGNLSDEAWPLLADANAILFGSPTYMGGPSWQFKKFADASSKPWFEGRWQNKIFGGFTNSASINGDKLNTLAYFFLLAGQHGGIWVSMDIKPANLKSSQRDDLNRMGAYIGPMAQTPADASPEEMSTGDLETARYYGARVATIATQFRSSQGE from the coding sequence ATGACGCAACATTCTTCGACCATCAAAACAGTCGTCGTTTACCACTCCGGCTACGGGCATACCGCTCGCATGGCAGCGGCAGTCGCCAAAGGGGCCGGCGCAATCCTGCTCGCCATCGATCAGGACGGTAACCTCAGCGACGAGGCTTGGCCCCTGCTCGCCGACGCCAATGCGATCCTGTTCGGTTCGCCGACTTACATGGGAGGCCCCAGCTGGCAGTTCAAAAAATTCGCGGACGCGTCCTCGAAACCCTGGTTCGAAGGTCGCTGGCAAAACAAGATATTTGGTGGCTTCACGAACAGCGCCAGCATCAATGGCGACAAGCTCAACACCCTCGCCTACTTTTTCCTGCTCGCCGGGCAGCACGGCGGCATCTGGGTCAGCATGGACATCAAGCCAGCCAATCTGAAATCTTCGCAGCGCGACGATTTGAATCGGATGGGCGCCTACATTGGGCCGATGGCGCAGACGCCGGCTGACGCGTCGCCCGAGGAGATGTCGACCGGCGACCTTGAGACTGCACGCTACTACGGCGCACGGGTTGCAACGATCGCCACGCAGTTCCGGTCCAGTCAGGGAGAGTGA
- a CDS encoding DUF1330 domain-containing protein encodes MPKGYLIGHVNILDTDTYAAYAKAAAEAMAPFAPKLIAAGRYENLEGSTHERHVVFEFESFEEARRFYDSPAYRAARQLRAGAASGTFVLLEGMS; translated from the coding sequence ATGCCGAAAGGATATTTGATCGGACACGTCAACATCTTGGATACCGACACCTATGCGGCTTACGCAAAAGCCGCGGCCGAGGCGATGGCGCCGTTCGCGCCAAAGCTGATCGCTGCCGGACGGTACGAGAACCTGGAGGGCTCGACCCACGAACGGCACGTAGTGTTCGAGTTCGAGTCATTTGAGGAGGCAAGGCGCTTTTACGACAGCCCGGCGTACCGGGCCGCAAGGCAGCTGCGCGCTGGCGCGGCGAGCGGGACGTTTGTCCTGCTTGAAGGAATGTCGTAG
- a CDS encoding LysR family transcriptional regulator — protein sequence MEVFVRTVELGSLSAAARVFGLTQPTVSKMLGQLEQMLGARLLERSTRGLAPTEQGQRFYTDTKALLDQFDSAVGAVQGLTGKVVGQLRINAPVGLGQHCLNTMVQRFLVDHSGIDIELVLNDRFVDLVEEGVDLAFRLGGTLPPDAVGRHLARTARFLVAAPTYRDRHGLPEQAVELSSHNVIRFAWTPGDTMELHSAGERVQIPVSGRFRANNAMAIRDALVLGGGIGLCPVWLVSDLLDSGDLVRVLPAWSAPPQDLYLLYPSRRYLPVRTRLFIDFVTEEFGRLPGFDAPPRQTMM from the coding sequence ATGGAAGTGTTTGTCCGTACCGTCGAGCTGGGTAGCTTGAGCGCGGCGGCACGGGTGTTTGGCTTGACGCAGCCAACCGTGAGCAAAATGCTGGGACAGCTCGAGCAGATGCTCGGCGCCCGTTTGCTCGAGCGCAGCACACGCGGGCTGGCGCCGACGGAACAGGGTCAACGGTTTTACACGGATACCAAAGCGTTGCTCGACCAATTCGACAGCGCGGTTGGCGCCGTTCAGGGCCTGACAGGAAAAGTGGTGGGGCAGCTGCGCATCAATGCACCGGTCGGACTCGGCCAACATTGCCTAAATACGATGGTGCAGCGGTTCCTGGTCGACCATTCCGGAATCGATATCGAGTTGGTTTTGAATGACCGATTCGTCGACCTCGTCGAAGAAGGCGTCGATCTGGCTTTCAGGCTGGGAGGCACGTTGCCGCCAGATGCGGTCGGCCGTCACTTGGCACGAACAGCGCGCTTTCTGGTGGCCGCTCCCACCTATCGCGATCGGCACGGATTACCTGAGCAAGCGGTGGAACTGTCGTCACACAATGTCATTCGATTTGCGTGGACGCCGGGCGATACCATGGAGCTGCACAGTGCGGGCGAGCGGGTGCAAATCCCGGTTTCCGGCCGCTTTCGCGCGAATAATGCGATGGCGATCCGCGATGCCCTGGTACTCGGCGGCGGCATCGGTCTGTGTCCGGTTTGGCTGGTGAGCGACTTGCTGGACAGCGGCGACCTGGTAAGGGTATTGCCGGCATGGTCGGCCCCGCCCCAGGACCTGTACCTCCTTTACCCCTCACGTCGTTACCTGCCCGTGCGGACACGGCTATTTATCGATTTCGTGACGGAGGAGTTCGGCAGGCTTCCAGGGTTTGACGCGCCGCCTCGTCAAACCATGATGTAG
- a CDS encoding darcynin family protein, translating into MTQQSVNFNAKFTAFFLVKTSPEWLGFSFEERLAHARGTFQPILEEFSTGVKLNWYDTEFYTATITDIWMIEAKDHESYQLFCEKLRETPFWDRFFFIKEIFLGEKNAWAKNYDVAALTN; encoded by the coding sequence ATGACTCAACAAAGCGTTAACTTCAATGCAAAATTTACTGCGTTTTTTCTTGTTAAGACTTCTCCAGAGTGGCTCGGCTTTTCGTTCGAGGAGCGACTCGCTCACGCGCGAGGAACGTTTCAACCTATTCTCGAAGAATTCTCTACAGGTGTGAAATTGAACTGGTATGACACTGAGTTTTACACGGCAACAATTACCGATATCTGGATGATCGAAGCTAAAGATCATGAGAGCTACCAACTCTTCTGCGAAAAACTTCGAGAAACCCCTTTTTGGGACCGTTTTTTCTTCATTAAAGAGATTTTCTTAGGCGAAAAAAATGCTTGGGCGAAAAACTATGACGTGGCTGCGTTGACTAACTAA
- a CDS encoding BrnA antitoxin family protein, with product MPKLKPDTTLPTLEEDAAITAAALSDPDAQPLTDAELAQFKPARRLGRPLAEVRKVPTSIRIDARVVDAFKATGDGWQTRMNDALLEYAQQHGMLAY from the coding sequence ATGCCGAAGCTTAAACCTGATACCACCCTGCCCACGCTCGAGGAAGACGCTGCCATCACCGCCGCAGCGCTTTCCGATCCGGACGCCCAACCGCTGACGGACGCCGAACTGGCTCAATTCAAACCGGCGCGCCGCCTCGGAAGGCCGCTAGCCGAAGTCAGGAAGGTCCCTACCAGTATCCGCATTGATGCACGCGTGGTCGACGCGTTCAAGGCCACCGGCGACGGTTGGCAGACTCGCATGAACGACGCGCTGCTCGAGTACGCTCAGCAACACGGAATGCTTGCGTATTAG
- a CDS encoding SGNH/GDSL hydrolase family protein, which produces MTMKPSSIAALALAAVCGANAVANAEGVPETRWVTSWYAAPQAVWDDGFILPTNVPRWLDNQVLRETVRLSAGGRAVRIVLSNCYGSAQVQLGEVRIGLRDGSAPPQRLTFSGHADVAIPPGADVTSDPLTWTVPPLARLSITTYVPGRARVASFHWGARQTIEVDQGKDTRTGAGTPPDAVGHIDGRLFLNAVLVEGEGTGHTVVTLGDSITDGNGSTPNTDRRWPDFLAQRLASHHIGVANAGISGARLLHDGMGQNALARFERDVLAQPGVSDVIVLLGINDIGWPGSPFAPAERAVTFDELTVGYRQLAVAAHLRNVRITVGTLPPFEGALEGTPYAGHYSPAKEAMRTRLNDWIRSASAFDTVVDFDAVLRDPDHPRRLRAEYDSGDHLHPGDAGYRRMAEAVDVARLAANGGKP; this is translated from the coding sequence ATGACGATGAAGCCCAGTTCAATCGCTGCGCTGGCGCTCGCCGCCGTATGCGGAGCAAACGCCGTGGCAAACGCCGAGGGTGTTCCCGAGACGCGTTGGGTCACATCATGGTACGCCGCACCCCAAGCCGTCTGGGATGACGGGTTCATACTGCCGACGAACGTCCCGCGCTGGCTCGACAACCAAGTCTTGCGCGAAACGGTGCGCCTGAGTGCCGGCGGCCGAGCCGTAAGGATCGTGCTGTCGAATTGTTACGGGAGTGCACAAGTGCAACTGGGTGAAGTGCGGATCGGACTGCGCGATGGTTCCGCGCCGCCGCAACGTCTGACGTTTTCCGGGCATGCCGACGTCGCGATCCCGCCAGGTGCCGACGTGACGAGCGACCCGCTGACGTGGACGGTTCCGCCGCTGGCGCGCTTGTCAATCACTACCTATGTGCCCGGCCGTGCAAGGGTGGCGAGCTTTCACTGGGGCGCACGGCAGACGATCGAGGTCGACCAGGGCAAGGACACACGTACAGGCGCAGGCACGCCTCCCGATGCCGTCGGCCATATCGACGGGCGTCTGTTCCTGAATGCGGTCCTGGTCGAAGGGGAAGGGACGGGGCATACGGTGGTCACGCTGGGCGATTCGATCACCGACGGCAACGGTTCGACGCCGAACACCGACCGGCGCTGGCCGGATTTTCTCGCGCAGCGGCTTGCATCGCATCACATCGGTGTCGCTAACGCCGGCATATCGGGCGCACGCTTGCTGCACGACGGCATGGGACAGAATGCGTTGGCGCGTTTCGAACGGGACGTGCTGGCGCAGCCGGGCGTCTCGGACGTGATCGTCCTGCTGGGTATCAACGATATCGGCTGGCCCGGCAGCCCCTTTGCGCCCGCCGAGCGCGCGGTGACGTTCGACGAACTGACCGTAGGCTACCGGCAGCTGGCCGTGGCCGCTCACCTCCGGAACGTTCGTATCACCGTGGGCACGCTGCCGCCGTTCGAAGGCGCTTTGGAAGGTACTCCGTATGCAGGTCACTACAGCCCTGCCAAGGAGGCCATGCGCACGAGGCTGAACGACTGGATCCGCTCCGCCAGTGCGTTCGACACGGTTGTCGACTTCGATGCGGTCTTGCGCGATCCTGACCATCCGCGCCGTTTGCGCGCCGAGTACGACTCCGGCGACCATCTTCATCCTGGCGATGCCGGCTACCGCAGAATGGCCGAGGCTGTCGACGTCGCACGGTTGGCCGCCAATGGAGGCAAGCCATGA
- a CDS encoding LysR family transcriptional regulator: protein MLPNISTKQLQAFLALEECRHFTRAAQRCHLSQSAFSVVIRKLEAAVGARLVERDTRNVTLTSEGTLFVAVARALLSDLDAAFTDMGDFIARRKGRVALAALPSLAANALPAVIAEYKQAYPGITVQLFDSLSDQCLHMLRQGKVDLALTAPGANLAEFATRTLCSDPFYLVCRFDHALANKEKIALEDLTGCELIHLAPSTSVRQHVDQLTHGIAVHHSGLEVEHLATVAGLIGRGLGVSLVPELTLFQFRSMDLVAIPLDTDIVTRPILIVQHKERPLSNAAHGMLELIEMRLRSTGKIRRELLG, encoded by the coding sequence GTGCTACCGAATATCTCGACCAAACAGCTGCAAGCCTTCCTGGCGCTGGAGGAATGCCGCCACTTCACCCGCGCGGCGCAGCGTTGCCACCTGTCGCAATCGGCCTTTAGCGTGGTGATCCGAAAACTAGAAGCGGCGGTCGGCGCAAGACTGGTCGAGCGCGACACGCGCAATGTCACGCTGACGTCGGAAGGAACGTTGTTCGTCGCTGTTGCGCGCGCGTTGCTATCGGACCTGGATGCTGCCTTCACCGACATGGGCGACTTCATCGCACGCCGCAAAGGCAGAGTAGCGCTGGCGGCGCTGCCATCGCTGGCGGCCAATGCACTGCCGGCGGTCATCGCCGAATACAAGCAAGCCTATCCCGGCATCACGGTTCAGTTGTTCGATTCTCTCTCGGACCAGTGCCTGCATATGCTTCGGCAGGGGAAGGTCGACCTGGCTCTGACCGCGCCCGGCGCCAATCTGGCGGAATTCGCCACGCGCACACTGTGCAGCGATCCGTTTTACCTCGTGTGCCGGTTCGACCATGCCCTGGCCAATAAAGAAAAGATCGCGCTGGAAGACCTTACCGGTTGCGAGCTGATTCATCTGGCGCCATCGACCAGCGTGCGCCAGCACGTTGACCAACTGACGCACGGCATCGCGGTACATCATTCCGGACTGGAGGTGGAGCATCTGGCGACAGTCGCCGGTCTGATAGGACGCGGTCTGGGGGTGAGCCTGGTACCGGAGCTGACGCTGTTCCAGTTTCGTAGCATGGATTTGGTGGCGATCCCGCTGGACACGGACATCGTTACACGTCCGATCCTGATCGTACAGCACAAGGAACGACCTTTGTCGAACGCTGCACATGGCATGCTAGAGCTCATCGAGATGCGCCTGCGTTCCACCGGGAAGATCCGCCGCGAGCTACTGGGATAG
- a CDS encoding BrnT family toxin, with the protein MQITFDHAKDQINVEKHDVSLSATADFEWDDALVSVDERRNYGEARMIAIGYIGERLYVVVYVDRHDSRRIISLRKANSREARYYAEA; encoded by the coding sequence ATGCAAATCACTTTTGACCATGCCAAAGACCAGATCAATGTCGAGAAGCATGATGTATCGCTTTCTGCGACGGCCGATTTCGAATGGGATGACGCATTGGTCAGTGTCGACGAGCGCAGGAACTATGGCGAAGCTCGCATGATCGCCATTGGCTATATCGGCGAACGCCTGTATGTGGTCGTGTACGTCGATCGGCACGACAGCCGCCGCATCATTAGCCTGCGCAAAGCAAACTCAAGGGAGGCAAGATACTATGCCGAAGCTTAA
- a CDS encoding LysR family transcriptional regulator translates to MQNLDALLIFARVAEMSSFTRAADSLGIQKGRVSAVIRQLEHDLGVPLLHRTTRSVQLTEDGRAFYTRACDLVAEFQELESMFAPNGALLRGKLRVDMPTELAQSVVVPALPQLMAAHPELELELSSTDRRVDLVQEGFDCVIRLGPIGDESLIARPLGKLRMINAASPGYLAQFGTPQSLEDLRSQGHRMVHYARTLGARPAGWEYPDGDGYAALALPGTMQFNNVQTYHAAGLAGVGLIQAGYSALAHHLADGTLVEILPDLRPEPLDAWLVVAHRRSLSQRVRTFIRWVEEVLAPYFD, encoded by the coding sequence ATGCAAAACTTGGATGCGCTGTTGATCTTTGCCCGCGTGGCGGAAATGTCGAGCTTCACGCGCGCTGCCGACAGCCTCGGCATCCAGAAAGGGCGCGTCTCGGCCGTGATCCGTCAACTCGAACACGACCTGGGCGTGCCGCTGTTGCACCGTACTACGCGGAGCGTGCAGCTGACCGAAGACGGCCGCGCCTTTTACACGCGCGCATGCGATCTAGTGGCCGAATTCCAGGAACTGGAATCGATGTTTGCGCCGAACGGCGCGCTACTGCGCGGAAAGCTGCGTGTCGACATGCCGACCGAGCTGGCGCAAAGCGTGGTGGTGCCGGCGCTACCGCAGCTGATGGCAGCGCATCCCGAGCTGGAACTGGAACTGTCGAGTACCGACCGGCGCGTCGACTTGGTGCAGGAAGGCTTCGATTGCGTCATCCGGCTGGGGCCAATCGGCGACGAGAGCCTGATTGCGCGGCCGCTTGGCAAGCTGCGTATGATTAACGCGGCTAGCCCGGGCTATTTGGCGCAGTTCGGCACGCCGCAGTCGCTGGAAGACCTGCGCAGCCAAGGACATCGGATGGTACATTACGCACGCACGCTCGGGGCCAGGCCAGCCGGCTGGGAATACCCGGATGGCGACGGTTATGCGGCGCTCGCGCTGCCCGGCACCATGCAATTCAATAATGTGCAGACCTATCATGCCGCCGGCCTGGCAGGCGTTGGCCTGATCCAGGCGGGGTATTCGGCGCTCGCGCACCACCTCGCAGACGGTACTCTCGTGGAGATCCTGCCCGACCTGAGGCCGGAACCGCTTGACGCATGGCTGGTCGTAGCGCACCGGCGCAGTCTGTCGCAGCGCGTGCGGACCTTCATCCGGTGGGTCGAAGAGGTACTGGCGCCGTATTTCGACTGA
- a CDS encoding alkene reductase, with translation MSAALFHPFVLGRLRLLNRIVMPPMTRARAANGGVPTAMMAEYYRQRASAGLIITEGTQVSRRGQGYAWIPGIHNPAQVEGWKQVTAAVHAEGGRIFAQLWHVGRLSHVSLQPNGASPVALSALTAQGVQVFIDPQGLGPAAGAGRKVQHSPPRALETSEIAGIVDEFAAAASHAMAAGFDGVELHAANGYLINQFIDSGTNRRSDRYGGSLANRLRFRDEVARAVAAVAGPECTGVRFSPLTTLQGAVDDTPESTYLAAARMLDEIGIAYLHIAEADWDDAPEMPMAFREALRLVYSGAMLYTGQYDRERAEAAVAAGWADLIGFGRPFIANPYLPRRLASDAVFNRGNPAGYFGGGAEGYIDYPTVDEVRSSVSS, from the coding sequence ATGAGCGCCGCGTTGTTCCATCCATTCGTGCTCGGCCGGCTGCGTCTGCTGAACCGCATCGTCATGCCGCCGATGACGCGCGCACGTGCTGCCAATGGGGGTGTGCCCACGGCGATGATGGCAGAGTATTACCGTCAGCGCGCATCGGCCGGGTTGATCATCACGGAAGGCACCCAGGTCAGCCGGCGCGGACAGGGATACGCGTGGATCCCTGGCATCCACAACCCCGCGCAGGTGGAAGGCTGGAAACAGGTCACCGCAGCGGTGCATGCCGAAGGCGGACGCATCTTTGCGCAGTTGTGGCATGTTGGGAGGCTGTCCCATGTGTCGCTGCAGCCGAACGGCGCGTCGCCGGTGGCGCTATCGGCGCTGACGGCGCAAGGCGTGCAGGTGTTCATCGACCCGCAAGGCCTCGGCCCTGCAGCCGGAGCCGGCCGGAAAGTACAGCACTCGCCACCGCGTGCACTGGAGACATCCGAGATTGCCGGCATCGTCGATGAATTCGCCGCTGCGGCTAGCCACGCGATGGCGGCGGGTTTCGACGGCGTCGAGTTGCACGCCGCGAACGGTTACCTGATCAACCAGTTCATCGATTCCGGCACCAATCGCCGCAGCGACCGGTATGGAGGTTCCCTTGCCAACCGGCTGCGCTTTCGCGACGAAGTCGCGCGCGCTGTGGCCGCCGTGGCCGGTCCTGAGTGCACCGGCGTCCGCTTCTCGCCGCTGACAACATTGCAAGGCGCTGTCGACGACACCCCGGAGTCGACCTATCTGGCGGCCGCGCGCATGCTGGACGAGATCGGCATCGCCTACCTGCATATCGCCGAGGCCGATTGGGACGATGCGCCCGAGATGCCAATGGCGTTCAGGGAAGCGCTGCGGCTCGTGTATTCGGGTGCGATGCTCTATACTGGCCAATATGACCGCGAGCGGGCAGAAGCGGCCGTCGCCGCCGGCTGGGCCGATTTGATCGGGTTCGGCAGGCCATTCATCGCCAATCCATATCTTCCACGTCGCTTGGCAAGCGATGCAGTATTCAATCGCGGCAACCCGGCAGGGTATTTCGGCGGCGGTGCGGAAGGTTATATCGATTATCCGACAGTGGACGAAGTGCGGTCTTCCGTCTCCTCCTGA
- a CDS encoding CitMHS family transporter, whose protein sequence is MLAVLGLATIALLLASILTKKMSPLVALISIPIAASLLGGFGMETSKFVVGGITKIAPVAGMFVFAILFFGIVTDAGMLDPVITGILRVVGSRPSRIVPGTALLALLIHLDGSGAVTFLVTIPAMLPLYTRLGIDKRILACVASLAAGVNFLPWTGPMIRASASLHIPVSNIFMPLIPVQLVGLVFVFGAAWWLGRKEEIRLGLRDGAPTGFTHTHELTDAEKLIRRPRNFWMNIVLTTIVLGVMISGKVDPVVMFMVGVVLALMINYPNVEQQRARIDAHAKAALLMAGILFAAGVFTGIMTQSGMLKAMAATAVGFVPAELASHIPAVLGVLSMPLSMLFDPDSFYFGVLPVVAEVSHMLGVPPVQVAQAALLGQMTTGFPVSPLTPATFLVAGLAGIDLADHQKYTFKFLFAASILMTMTCIVIGVFPL, encoded by the coding sequence ATGCTGGCAGTGCTCGGCCTGGCCACGATCGCCTTGTTACTGGCGTCGATACTCACTAAAAAGATGTCGCCACTCGTGGCGCTGATCTCCATTCCTATTGCCGCCTCGCTGCTTGGCGGCTTTGGCATGGAAACCTCGAAGTTCGTCGTCGGCGGCATCACGAAGATCGCACCAGTCGCCGGCATGTTCGTCTTTGCGATCCTGTTTTTCGGTATCGTCACGGATGCCGGGATGCTCGACCCGGTCATCACCGGCATCCTGCGCGTGGTCGGGAGCCGCCCGTCGCGCATCGTGCCCGGTACGGCACTTCTGGCGCTGCTGATCCATCTGGACGGTTCGGGGGCGGTGACCTTCCTAGTGACGATACCGGCGATGCTGCCGCTTTATACGCGGCTTGGCATCGACAAGCGCATCCTAGCCTGCGTCGCCTCGCTGGCGGCAGGCGTCAACTTCCTGCCCTGGACCGGCCCGATGATCCGCGCCTCCGCCTCGCTACACATCCCTGTCAGCAACATTTTCATGCCACTGATCCCCGTGCAACTGGTTGGCCTGGTCTTCGTTTTCGGTGCGGCCTGGTGGTTGGGCCGAAAGGAAGAGATTCGTCTGGGCCTTCGCGATGGCGCGCCGACCGGATTCACCCACACGCATGAACTGACCGATGCCGAAAAGCTTATCCGGCGCCCTCGAAACTTCTGGATGAACATCGTGCTGACGACTATCGTACTCGGCGTGATGATCAGCGGCAAGGTCGACCCGGTTGTGATGTTCATGGTCGGCGTAGTCCTTGCTCTGATGATCAACTATCCAAACGTCGAGCAGCAGCGCGCCCGCATCGATGCACACGCCAAGGCGGCGCTCCTGATGGCCGGCATCCTGTTTGCGGCAGGCGTCTTCACAGGAATTATGACTCAGTCAGGCATGCTTAAGGCGATGGCGGCGACGGCGGTCGGCTTCGTACCGGCGGAACTGGCATCGCACATTCCGGCTGTGCTGGGCGTGCTGTCGATGCCCCTGTCTATGCTGTTCGATCCGGACTCGTTCTATTTCGGCGTATTGCCGGTCGTGGCCGAGGTGAGCCACATGCTGGGCGTGCCGCCCGTGCAGGTGGCGCAGGCCGCGCTGCTGGGCCAGATGACGACGGGTTTCCCCGTCAGCCCCTTGACCCCGGCGACTTTTCTGGTTGCGGGTCTTGCCGGCATCGACCTGGCCGACCACCAGAAATACACCTTCAAATTTTTGTTTGCGGCGTCGATCCTGATGACCATGACCTGCATCGTCATCGGGGTCTTCCCACTGTAA